In the Bombus pyrosoma isolate SC7728 linkage group LG15, ASM1482585v1, whole genome shotgun sequence genome, one interval contains:
- the LOC122575498 gene encoding U4/U6.U5 small nuclear ribonucleoprotein 27 kDa protein, with protein sequence MGRSRTPSPGRRRDRSRDRDRERERDRDRRRRRSRERRRRSVERDRVKSRDRERDRDRERDRHRRSYSRSRSRERDRPKPKLKPTTERPVITEADLQGKTPEEQEMMRIMGFCGFDTTKGKKVEGNDVGAVHVILKRKYRQYMNRKGGFNRPLDFVA encoded by the exons ATGGGACGTAGCCGTACACCTTCAccaggaagaagaagagatcGGTCTCGAGATCGTGATCGAGAACGCGAACGAGATAGAgatcgaagaagaagacgttctcgtgaaagaagaagaag ATCCGTTGAACGAGATCGAGTAAAGTCGAGGGATAGAGAAAGAGATCGTGATCGTGAACGGGACAGGCATAGACGTTCATATAGCAGATCTAGATCAAGAGAAAGGGACAGACCTAAACCCAAATTAAAACCCACAACAGAACGTCCTGTGATTACAG AAGCCGATCTTCAAGGAAAAACACCAGAGGAACAAGAAATGATGAGAATAATGGGCTTTTGTGGTTTTGACACTACTAAAGGCAAAAAAGTTGAAGGGAATGATGTAGGAGCCGTACATGTTATTCTTAAACGAAAGTATAGACAATACATGAACAGAAAAGGAGGATTCAATAGACCATTGGATTTTGtagcataa